The uncultured Hyphomonas sp. genome includes a region encoding these proteins:
- a CDS encoding CDP-alcohol phosphatidyltransferase family protein: protein MNFKWLPNALTIARCVFALLCLGGIVQALRVQDIIDLGMSQDVSSAEQETRIAVQQLWYQFALLAFLSGALTDFLDGWLARKLEAQSRFGVWLDPIADKLLVGVALLGLALIFHTWLIYIPAAAIIARDVFMTWLRTTPAGKAVVDPSNLAKWKTAFEMAAIIGLMLPLAAIPQDAVSQGAATNNLAELAAAGLVALLWIAAALSLWTGWRYMVAAVRSRKG from the coding sequence ATGAACTTCAAATGGCTCCCCAATGCGCTGACGATTGCGCGCTGCGTGTTTGCGCTGCTTTGCCTTGGCGGCATCGTGCAGGCCCTGCGCGTACAGGACATCATCGATCTCGGCATGAGCCAAGATGTCTCCTCGGCGGAGCAGGAGACCCGTATCGCGGTGCAGCAGCTCTGGTACCAGTTTGCCCTGCTGGCTTTCCTGTCCGGGGCGCTGACGGATTTTCTGGACGGCTGGCTGGCACGAAAGCTTGAGGCCCAGTCCCGGTTCGGTGTGTGGCTCGATCCGATTGCGGACAAACTTCTGGTTGGCGTGGCCCTGCTGGGCCTTGCGCTCATCTTCCACACCTGGCTGATCTATATTCCGGCTGCTGCGATCATTGCGCGCGATGTCTTCATGACCTGGCTGCGCACAACACCAGCCGGCAAGGCTGTGGTGGACCCGTCGAACCTCGCCAAATGGAAAACCGCTTTCGAAATGGCGGCCATTATCGGCCTCATGCTGCCGCTGGCGGCCATCCCGCAGGATGCGGTCTCGCAGGGGGCGGCGACGAACAATCTGGCGGAGCTGGCCGCAGCCGGTCTGGTCGCCTTGTTGTGGATTGCTGCGGCACTCTCGCTGTGGACGGGCTGGCGCTACATGGTGGCCGCAGTCCGCAGCCGGAAAGGCTGA
- a CDS encoding murein L,D-transpeptidase family protein: MKRKRPIAAWKIVAVISAAMAFLCLPAVLAVAGVDDVRETPRSRAVVASHTAELSEALAEQGRHLGAPVYLRLTKEPAVLTAYVADAEGVYEPFRSWPVCAYSGKLGPKLAEGDMQAPEGFYSIAPGQMNAASSYHLAFNLGFPNAFDRAHARTGSYLMVHGDCVSIGCYAMTDEAIEEVWTLMQAAMGEGQKAVPVHIYPFAMTAANLQRHAGDPNSTFWRSLAPAWEAFEKTGHVPDVRVSGGKYEVVPAA; encoded by the coding sequence ATGAAACGTAAACGCCCCATCGCTGCCTGGAAGATCGTTGCCGTGATCAGTGCCGCGATGGCGTTCCTCTGCCTGCCGGCCGTACTGGCGGTTGCAGGGGTGGACGATGTGCGGGAAACCCCGCGGTCGCGCGCCGTCGTGGCATCGCATACGGCGGAACTCAGCGAAGCGCTGGCAGAGCAGGGGCGCCATCTGGGCGCGCCCGTTTACCTGCGGCTTACCAAGGAACCTGCCGTCCTGACGGCCTATGTGGCCGACGCAGAAGGGGTGTACGAACCGTTCCGCTCCTGGCCAGTGTGCGCTTATTCCGGCAAGCTTGGCCCGAAACTGGCCGAAGGCGACATGCAGGCGCCGGAGGGCTTCTATTCGATCGCGCCGGGCCAGATGAATGCGGCGTCGAGCTATCATCTCGCCTTCAATCTCGGTTTTCCGAACGCTTTCGACCGGGCGCATGCCCGCACGGGCTCTTACCTGATGGTGCACGGCGATTGTGTGTCGATCGGCTGCTACGCCATGACCGACGAAGCGATCGAGGAAGTCTGGACCCTGATGCAGGCAGCCATGGGCGAAGGCCAGAAGGCCGTGCCGGTGCACATCTATCCCTTCGCGATGACGGCAGCGAACCTCCAGCGCCATGCCGGGGACCCGAATTCCACCTTCTGGCGCTCCCTCGCGCCGGCATGGGAGGCATTCGAAAAGACCGGCCATGTGCCGGACGTGCGGGTGTCCGGCGGGAAGTACGAAGTCGTGCCGGCCGCCTGA